From a region of the Burkholderiaceae bacterium DAT-1 genome:
- the pseB gene encoding UDP-N-acetylglucosamine 4,6-dehydratase (inverting), with protein sequence MFDNKSILVTGGTGSFGRRFVRHMLERYDVRRLIVFSRDELKQYEMQQEFNAPCMRYFIGDVRDGERLRYAMRDVQFVVHAAALKQVPAAEYNPTECVRTNVTGAENVIKAAIENGVEKVIALSTDKAASPINLYGATKLVSDKLFVAGNNIVGAHKTRFSVVRYGNVVGSRGSVVPFFRKLIAEGARELPITDERMTRFWITLDQGVEFVIKNFARMHGGETFVPKIPSVRITDLARVMAPDLPFKLIGIRPGEKLHELMVPVDAAFQTLEFDDHYVIKPTIQFSDRVNYLLNQIGERGVPVDDQFEYSSATNAWFLNDDEIHALNESQK encoded by the coding sequence ATGTTTGATAATAAATCGATTCTCGTCACTGGCGGCACGGGCTCATTTGGACGTCGTTTTGTCCGGCATATGCTTGAGCGATACGATGTGCGCAGACTCATTGTATTTTCTCGCGATGAACTCAAGCAATATGAGATGCAGCAGGAGTTCAATGCGCCATGCATGCGCTATTTTATTGGCGATGTTCGCGATGGCGAACGCTTGCGTTATGCCATGCGAGATGTGCAGTTTGTAGTGCATGCCGCTGCGCTAAAGCAGGTGCCTGCTGCGGAATACAATCCGACTGAATGTGTTCGTACGAATGTGACAGGCGCGGAGAATGTTATCAAGGCAGCAATTGAAAATGGCGTAGAGAAAGTCATTGCCCTGTCTACAGATAAGGCTGCGAGCCCGATCAATCTATATGGCGCGACTAAGCTTGTTTCGGACAAATTGTTTGTTGCAGGCAATAATATTGTTGGCGCACATAAAACACGGTTTTCGGTGGTACGTTATGGCAATGTGGTCGGATCACGCGGATCTGTCGTGCCATTTTTCCGAAAACTGATTGCCGAAGGGGCGCGAGAGCTACCGATTACCGATGAGCGTATGACCCGATTCTGGATCACCCTGGATCAGGGCGTGGAGTTTGTCATCAAGAATTTCGCTCGGATGCACGGTGGCGAAACGTTTGTGCCCAAGATTCCGTCCGTGCGTATTACGGATCTCGCCCGTGTAATGGCGCCTGATTTGCCATTTAAGCTAATCGGGATTCGTCCCGGCGAAAAGCTGCATGAATTGATGGTGCCGGTTGATGCGGCGTTCCAGACCTTGGAGTTTGATGATCACTATGTCATCAAGCCTACGATCCAGTTTTCCGACCGAGTCAATTATCTGTTGAATCAGATTGGGGAGCGGGGTGTGCCCGTCGATGATCAGTTTGAATATAGCTCGGCGACAAATGCCTGGTTTTTGAATGACGACGAAATTCATGCATTGAACGAGTCGCAAAAATGA
- the pseC gene encoding UDP-4-amino-4,6-dideoxy-N-acetyl-beta-L-altrosamine transaminase, whose protein sequence is MIPYGRQSIDQADLDAVRAVLESDFLTQGPAVPSFEHALSALCQGAHAVAVNSATSALHIAYLGLGVSPGKRVWTSPITFVATANAALMCGATVDFVDVDFATGNLSVEALTQKLSQAEVNGTLPDVVVPVHFAGVPCDMARIHQLALRYGFKIVEDASHAIGSSDTRGPTGACCFSDATVFSFHPVKIITTGEGGAVLSRDRGLTERMASLRSHGITRDANLMRGEPDGAWYYQQLELGYNYRMTDIQAALGLSQIKKIDTFLTQRRFLVERYHRLLKQLPVQCPAIEGLNQSAWHLYTVQLHDASIRGKTFEALRLAGIGVNVHYIPVYLQPYYQDLGFRPGHCPVAERFYQASITLPLFPAMTESMQDRVVAALKASLDTVPA, encoded by the coding sequence ATGATTCCCTATGGCCGGCAATCAATTGATCAGGCAGATCTGGATGCGGTGCGTGCCGTTCTGGAAAGCGATTTCCTGACCCAAGGGCCGGCGGTACCTAGCTTTGAACATGCACTCAGTGCACTCTGTCAGGGGGCGCATGCTGTTGCGGTCAATAGTGCGACATCGGCGTTGCATATCGCTTACCTCGGATTGGGCGTTTCGCCCGGCAAGCGGGTCTGGACGAGTCCGATTACATTTGTGGCCACAGCAAATGCAGCGCTGATGTGCGGGGCAACGGTAGATTTTGTGGATGTGGACTTTGCTACGGGCAATCTATCTGTCGAGGCGCTGACTCAAAAGCTTTCGCAAGCCGAAGTAAATGGCACGCTGCCGGATGTGGTGGTGCCGGTACACTTTGCAGGCGTGCCATGTGATATGGCGCGCATTCACCAGTTGGCACTTAGGTACGGGTTTAAGATTGTTGAAGATGCATCGCATGCAATCGGGTCAAGCGATACACGTGGCCCCACTGGCGCCTGCTGTTTTTCTGATGCAACCGTATTTAGCTTTCACCCTGTGAAAATCATTACAACGGGTGAAGGTGGCGCTGTGCTGTCACGGGATCGTGGCTTGACTGAGCGAATGGCAAGTTTGCGTAGTCATGGCATTACCCGCGATGCCAATCTCATGCGGGGCGAACCTGATGGCGCGTGGTATTACCAGCAACTGGAATTGGGTTACAACTACCGGATGACAGATATCCAGGCGGCACTCGGCCTTAGCCAGATCAAGAAAATAGATACCTTTCTAACCCAGAGACGGTTTTTGGTTGAGCGCTATCATCGATTGCTTAAGCAATTGCCTGTGCAATGTCCGGCCATCGAAGGGCTGAATCAATCCGCCTGGCATCTCTACACTGTTCAGTTGCATGATGCATCCATTCGAGGGAAAACTTTCGAGGCACTTCGACTGGCTGGCATAGGGGTAAATGTGCATTACATACCTGTATATTTGCAGCCGTATTATCAGGATTTGGGATTCAGGCCAGGGCATTGCCCGGTCGCCGAGCGCTTTTATCAGGCCTCGATTACGCTTCCGCTTTTTCCGGCCATGACCGAGTCCATGCAAGATCGCGTGGTTGCAGCGCTCAAGGCTTCTTTAGACACCGTGCCTGCTTAG
- the pseF gene encoding pseudaminic acid cytidylyltransferase, giving the protein MSHVAIIPARGGSKRIPRKNVRLFHGKPMIVWSIEAAKQSHCFDRIVVSTDDEEIAGIALQAGAEVPFLRPSHLADDHSGTVPVVAHAMAELGNLPTDALICCIYATAPFILPEDLRQGCALMLERQADYAFPVTTFPFPIQRALRLDPQSGASMFWPEHAGTRSQDLPTAWHDAGQFYWGTQQAWTSGIHPFQANAVAVPIPRHRVQDIDVPEDWKRAEVLHRVLADMDTVGVPD; this is encoded by the coding sequence ATGTCCCATGTCGCGATTATTCCTGCTCGAGGCGGCAGCAAGCGGATTCCCCGCAAAAATGTTCGTCTGTTTCATGGTAAACCCATGATTGTGTGGTCAATAGAGGCGGCAAAACAAAGCCACTGTTTTGATCGAATCGTGGTATCAACGGATGATGAGGAGATTGCCGGGATTGCGTTGCAGGCAGGCGCTGAGGTACCTTTTTTGCGGCCTTCCCATCTGGCCGATGATCATAGTGGAACGGTTCCTGTTGTAGCGCATGCCATGGCCGAGCTTGGCAATTTGCCTACTGATGCGCTGATCTGCTGCATCTATGCAACCGCGCCCTTCATCCTGCCGGAAGACCTGAGACAAGGCTGTGCTTTAATGCTCGAACGCCAGGCAGACTATGCATTTCCGGTGACGACATTTCCTTTCCCAATTCAACGTGCACTGAGGCTTGATCCGCAGAGCGGTGCAAGCATGTTTTGGCCGGAGCATGCCGGAACGCGATCTCAGGATTTACCGACTGCGTGGCATGATGCCGGACAATTCTACTGGGGTACCCAGCAGGCATGGACAAGCGGGATTCATCCGTTTCAAGCGAATGCGGTTGCCGTACCCATTCCCCGCCATCGTGTGCAGGATATTGATGTGCCAGAAGACTGGAAAAGAGCAGAGGTACTGCATCGGGTACTTGCGGATATGGATACAGTGGGAGTACCGGACTGA
- the pseG gene encoding UDP-2,4-diacetamido-2,4,6-trideoxy-beta-L-altropyranose hydrolase, which yields MSMRIAIRADASGWIGTGHIVRCVTLAQVLRARGHVVAFVCRTDMGHRCDWIEQAGLAVYRLPSPALNGDWVIGSPQSLDWETDARQTIDALRTFAPDVLIVDHYGLDGHWESAVKGALGVSNLMVLDDLANRPHACDLLLDQNLLDDQNSRYIKLVPEACQLLLGPHFAILHSDYVQCRQQRQKRMKERRQSDPLQMMASFGGTDRWHLCLKLAKAYAELAPSSLQMDIILSPTHEDWAVLLELSEHVPGLNLLPPQAGLAHIMAASDVAIGAGGTTTWERLCMGLPTLVVTVAENQKVIAAWLDRLGLIKLLGSADEVSEKDWQVALTAIRDTRGLILSHTPEQLMGVVDGLGAERVAYALESACAISLEQVR from the coding sequence ATGAGCATGCGCATTGCCATTCGCGCGGATGCGTCCGGGTGGATAGGCACCGGGCATATCGTACGGTGTGTCACGCTCGCTCAGGTGCTTCGCGCGCGCGGACATGTTGTGGCGTTTGTCTGCCGAACGGATATGGGGCATCGTTGCGACTGGATCGAACAAGCCGGCCTGGCGGTTTATCGTTTGCCCAGCCCAGCACTCAATGGTGATTGGGTCATCGGATCTCCGCAGTCTTTAGACTGGGAGACGGATGCACGCCAGACGATTGACGCACTGCGAACCTTTGCCCCTGATGTGCTGATTGTGGATCACTATGGACTGGATGGGCATTGGGAGTCCGCTGTCAAAGGTGCTCTGGGGGTATCCAATCTCATGGTTCTGGATGATTTGGCCAATCGCCCACATGCATGCGATCTCTTACTTGATCAAAACTTGCTGGATGATCAGAACTCCCGCTACATCAAATTGGTTCCAGAGGCGTGCCAATTGTTGCTCGGCCCACATTTTGCCATCCTGCACTCCGACTATGTGCAATGTCGTCAGCAGCGACAAAAACGCATGAAGGAGCGGCGCCAATCAGATCCTCTCCAGATGATGGCTAGCTTTGGCGGTACAGACCGGTGGCATCTCTGTCTGAAGCTGGCAAAGGCATACGCTGAACTAGCGCCATCCAGTTTACAGATGGATATCATCCTGTCCCCGACTCATGAGGACTGGGCTGTGCTTCTTGAACTGTCTGAACATGTTCCCGGATTGAATCTTTTGCCGCCACAAGCAGGCTTGGCACACATAATGGCCGCATCTGATGTGGCGATTGGAGCGGGCGGAACCACTACATGGGAACGGCTTTGTATGGGATTGCCGACACTGGTGGTTACGGTGGCGGAAAATCAGAAAGTGATTGCAGCCTGGCTAGACAGGCTAGGGCTGATCAAACTGCTTGGTTCGGCAGATGAGGTAAGTGAAAAAGATTGGCAAGTAGCACTCACTGCCATTCGCGATACGCGCGGATTAATTCTGAGTCACACGCCCGAGCAGCTTATGGGTGTAGTGGATGGGCTGGGTGCTGAGCGTGTAGCGTATGCGCTTGAATCAGCATGCGCCATATCGCTTGAACAGGTGCGCTAG
- the pseI gene encoding pseudaminic acid synthase, whose amino-acid sequence MRIGTRQIGSDHPPFIIAEMSGNHNQSLDRALAIVDAAAAAGAHALKLQTYTADTMTLDLDEGEFHISQGDSLWKGQSLYSLYLQAYTPWEWHAPIFERAKSLGMLAFSTPFDETAVDFLQSLDVPAFKIASFENTDLPLIRKVAATGKPIIISTGMATVAELDESVRVARLAGCEDIVLLKCTSTYPASPVHTNLRTIPHLRELFGCEVGLSDHTMGVGASVAAVALGASVIEKHFTLNRADGGVDSTFSLEPQELSALVTESLRAWEAMGKVVYGPTSVEKASLAYRRSLYVVKDIAAGETVTADCVKAIRPGHGLPPGMIEMVLGRKAARAIRRGTPVSWDLLS is encoded by the coding sequence ATGCGGATAGGGACGCGACAGATAGGCTCAGATCATCCCCCCTTTATCATTGCGGAGATGAGTGGAAATCATAATCAATCGCTCGATCGAGCGCTGGCTATTGTCGATGCAGCAGCGGCGGCTGGTGCACATGCGCTCAAGCTGCAAACCTATACAGCCGACACCATGACGCTTGATCTGGACGAAGGTGAGTTCCATATCAGTCAGGGCGATAGTCTGTGGAAGGGGCAGTCGCTTTATTCGCTATACCTGCAGGCATATACCCCTTGGGAATGGCATGCACCCATATTCGAGCGCGCCAAGTCATTAGGCATGCTGGCGTTTTCGACGCCATTTGATGAAACGGCCGTCGATTTTTTGCAGAGTCTGGATGTACCTGCCTTCAAGATTGCCAGTTTTGAAAATACCGATTTACCGCTTATTCGTAAAGTAGCGGCAACGGGTAAGCCCATAATCATTTCCACTGGTATGGCGACGGTTGCCGAGCTGGATGAGTCTGTTCGAGTCGCTAGGCTGGCAGGCTGTGAAGACATCGTACTGCTTAAATGTACCAGCACGTATCCGGCCTCCCCTGTACACACCAACCTGCGAACCATCCCTCATCTACGCGAATTATTTGGGTGTGAGGTCGGTCTATCTGACCACACCATGGGAGTAGGGGCATCGGTCGCGGCTGTCGCGCTCGGCGCAAGCGTGATCGAGAAACATTTCACACTAAATCGAGCCGATGGGGGAGTCGATTCAACCTTTTCACTTGAACCGCAGGAATTATCCGCACTGGTCACAGAGTCTCTTCGTGCGTGGGAGGCGATGGGCAAGGTGGTGTACGGTCCGACATCGGTAGAAAAGGCTTCTTTGGCCTATCGCCGCTCACTGTATGTCGTTAAGGATATTGCTGCGGGAGAGACCGTGACGGCGGATTGCGTGAAGGCGATCCGTCCCGGACACGGATTACCGCCGGGGATGATTGAAATGGTACTCGGTAGAAAGGCTGCGCGCGCGATTAGGCGCGGCACACCCGTCTCATGGGACTTATTGAGCTAA
- a CDS encoding flagellar protein FlaG: MQLNVNGVAAVAATQDLASKSGTATAQTGANIANQLQEASASAHAEASHRTGSAGATESATSGAVNEAVSKLNSMTSALNVSLKFSVDPESKKNIVRVVDSENQQVIRQIPSEEAVSIAKAIDRFQGLLIRSQA; this comes from the coding sequence ATGCAATTAAATGTCAATGGTGTCGCTGCGGTCGCAGCAACTCAGGATCTGGCAAGCAAGAGCGGGACTGCAACAGCACAAACGGGTGCCAATATTGCAAACCAGCTTCAGGAAGCATCGGCTTCCGCGCATGCAGAGGCCAGTCACCGCACAGGTAGTGCGGGCGCTACGGAATCCGCCACGTCTGGCGCGGTGAATGAAGCTGTATCCAAGCTAAATAGCATGACATCGGCGCTGAATGTCAGTTTGAAATTCTCGGTCGATCCAGAGTCCAAAAAGAATATTGTCCGGGTGGTGGATTCAGAGAATCAGCAGGTGATTCGGCAAATTCCCTCGGAGGAAGCGGTGTCTATCGCCAAGGCGATTGATCGCTTCCAGGGGCTGTTGATTCGTAGTCAGGCTTGA
- the fliD gene encoding flagellar filament capping protein FliD, producing MTTSSTGSTSSSTSSSVANTLASNLISSLSGNSSSSSGLIQAQGIGSGLDIGSIISKLMTVESLPLTMIQQRSSELVKKNLAYTAIQTAVASFEKASTAMSATSLYQNYSATVANSSLASVTATSAANINSFSLEVNSLATSQQLESGGFASANATVGTGTLNISLGTTTGTLNNGQYSGGAFTANANANTISIKIDSTNNSLTGVMNAINASNSGVKASILYDGSQYHLVMASPTGGNNSMKISALDSNGNALTSGSNLSQMAFDPTAAVGSGQNMLQNTSAANAALKINGVPVSSASNTVSNALSGVTINLLQASTGNPTTVSISQNQTAITTAAQNFVSAYNNVVSVINQYSSFDGATGTAGILNGDFSIKQVQSQISSVLNTYNGSGSYNSFATLGFNLDDQGSGQMTLDTAAFNAALSKDPKSVASVMSQAGSTSTTQLQYMNALAGVPSGSYPVNVTQLATQGSISGGAIPSTTFDKDGSGNPLSSITVPASGLSFAINVNGVNSGTINMPGGTHYSDGNALASDLQSRINADSVLQGNLASVQVSWDSGTQALKFTSNSYGTTSGIYFPSINGQYSAFANMLGLANPTRVNGVDVQGTINGLAAKGVGQVLTASSGNIQGLQVRVLGPDTGSVGSVSYSGGTMNQLSKSLQGMLSKSGIFANATNSITDQINRLKSDATDWQSRLASIKSNYEKQFTAMDTLVSKLQATGNQLTQAISSLNKSNS from the coding sequence ATGACTACTTCGTCTACCGGATCAACAAGTTCAAGCACGTCTAGCTCGGTTGCAAACACCCTTGCATCCAATCTTATTTCGAGCTTGTCAGGCAATAGCTCGTCCAGTTCGGGCCTCATTCAAGCCCAAGGGATTGGTTCAGGCTTGGATATCGGCAGCATCATCAGTAAATTGATGACGGTTGAGAGCTTGCCACTGACCATGATTCAGCAGAGATCCAGCGAGCTCGTGAAAAAGAATCTTGCTTACACCGCTATTCAAACAGCGGTCGCATCATTCGAGAAGGCTAGTACCGCCATGAGTGCGACTAGTCTGTATCAGAATTATTCGGCAACAGTAGCAAATAGCTCATTAGCCAGTGTGACCGCCACCTCTGCGGCGAATATCAATTCGTTTTCGCTTGAAGTCAACTCATTGGCCACCTCGCAACAATTAGAGAGCGGCGGGTTTGCAAGTGCCAATGCAACTGTTGGAACGGGAACCCTGAATATTTCGCTGGGTACCACAACGGGTACTTTGAATAACGGACAATATAGCGGTGGCGCGTTCACCGCCAATGCGAATGCCAATACTATCTCAATTAAAATTGACAGTACGAATAACTCATTAACGGGTGTAATGAATGCAATTAACGCCAGTAATTCTGGCGTGAAAGCCAGTATTCTGTATGATGGTAGTCAGTATCACTTGGTGATGGCGAGTCCCACTGGTGGTAATAATTCTATGAAGATTTCTGCGCTCGATAGTAATGGTAATGCGCTGACGAGCGGTAGTAATTTATCGCAAATGGCTTTTGATCCAACTGCTGCAGTGGGTAGCGGTCAGAATATGTTGCAGAACACTTCAGCTGCCAATGCCGCCCTAAAGATTAATGGCGTACCCGTGAGCTCTGCTAGTAATACGGTATCGAACGCATTGTCAGGCGTGACCATTAATTTGCTACAGGCATCGACGGGTAATCCTACAACGGTTTCCATTAGTCAAAACCAGACAGCAATTACGACTGCAGCGCAGAATTTTGTCAGTGCTTATAATAATGTCGTGAGTGTGATTAACCAGTATTCATCATTTGATGGCGCCACTGGTACGGCGGGAATTTTAAATGGTGATTTTTCGATCAAGCAAGTGCAAAGCCAGATTTCATCTGTCTTGAATACCTATAACGGTAGTGGCTCTTATAATTCGTTTGCAACTTTGGGATTCAATCTGGATGACCAGGGTAGTGGTCAGATGACGCTGGATACGGCTGCCTTTAATGCTGCACTGAGCAAAGACCCTAAATCAGTTGCATCTGTCATGTCTCAAGCGGGGAGCACCAGTACGACCCAACTTCAGTACATGAATGCATTGGCTGGTGTCCCAAGCGGAAGCTATCCGGTAAACGTCACGCAGCTGGCTACCCAGGGCAGCATTTCCGGCGGGGCTATCCCGAGTACAACTTTCGATAAAGATGGTTCTGGCAATCCGCTTTCATCCATTACAGTTCCGGCAAGCGGCCTGTCATTCGCGATCAATGTAAATGGTGTCAATTCAGGCACGATAAATATGCCAGGCGGTACGCATTATAGTGACGGAAATGCGCTGGCCAGCGATTTGCAGTCTAGAATTAATGCTGATTCTGTCTTGCAGGGAAATCTCGCAAGTGTGCAGGTCAGTTGGGATAGCGGGACTCAGGCACTCAAGTTTACTTCTAATTCGTACGGTACAACATCGGGCATCTATTTTCCATCCATTAATGGTCAATATTCAGCGTTTGCCAACATGCTTGGGCTCGCTAATCCAACACGGGTAAATGGTGTGGATGTGCAGGGAACAATCAATGGACTGGCTGCCAAGGGAGTGGGGCAGGTGTTGACGGCCTCAAGTGGTAATATTCAAGGTTTGCAGGTTAGAGTGTTAGGCCCTGATACAGGATCGGTTGGTTCCGTTAGCTATAGTGGCGGAACAATGAATCAATTGTCAAAATCACTGCAAGGTATGCTTTCAAAATCGGGCATCTTTGCAAATGCAACAAACTCCATCACTGATCAGATTAATCGTTTGAAAAGTGATGCGACAGATTGGCAAAGCAGATTGGCTAGCATAAAGTCAAACTACGAAAAGCAATTCACTGCGATGGATACTCTGGTATCGAAACTGCAAGCGACAGGAAATCAGCTAACACAAGCGATCAGTAGTTTAAATAAATCAAATAGCTAA
- the fliS gene encoding flagellar export chaperone FliS, whose amino-acid sequence MTNMRNAAGRYAEVELATRVASASPHQLIIMLYEGAIQSVMQARTHMQAGQQQEKGLAIKRAMSIIEEGLRLSLDKNAGGEIAQNLDDLYTWMTFRLFFGNAQNDEEKLNEVLTLLGTLKSAWEELDSRESKEKNKSLDQIMDLIPPVERSSPAKTWGHA is encoded by the coding sequence TTGACCAATATGCGCAATGCGGCAGGACGATATGCGGAAGTAGAATTGGCTACCCGGGTGGCCAGTGCGAGCCCTCATCAGCTCATTATAATGTTGTATGAGGGAGCCATTCAGTCTGTCATGCAGGCCAGGACTCATATGCAGGCCGGGCAACAGCAGGAAAAGGGATTGGCGATCAAACGGGCGATGTCTATTATCGAAGAGGGCCTGAGGCTGTCTCTGGATAAAAATGCCGGTGGCGAAATTGCGCAGAACTTGGACGACTTATATACATGGATGACGTTTCGTCTATTCTTTGGCAATGCTCAGAACGATGAAGAAAAGCTAAATGAAGTGTTAACTTTACTGGGGACATTGAAAAGTGCCTGGGAAGAGCTTGATTCTCGAGAGAGCAAAGAAAAAAACAAATCGCTTGACCAGATCATGGATTTGATCCCACCAGTTGAACGAAGTAGTCCAGCCAAAACATGGGGGCATGCCTAA
- a CDS encoding DUF2802 domain-containing protein gives MSAIVISWTQLIVLAVVLVAVYVAEGLWFANRMNRRSSTDVKVQNGSHELMRQELNALRKEVQQIKSGLTPVSIGVHHQESAKLTEEPSAYNQAIVLARQGLDPAAVAAGCGISRGEAELIIALYRSTRSS, from the coding sequence ATGAGTGCAATCGTGATTTCCTGGACGCAGTTGATCGTGCTGGCGGTAGTATTGGTGGCCGTGTACGTAGCGGAGGGATTGTGGTTCGCCAATCGAATGAATCGCCGCTCCAGTACGGATGTAAAAGTACAAAATGGTTCGCATGAGCTGATGCGGCAAGAGCTGAATGCGCTGCGCAAAGAGGTTCAGCAAATCAAGTCTGGACTCACGCCTGTTTCCATCGGCGTACATCATCAGGAGTCAGCCAAGCTGACTGAAGAACCTTCAGCCTACAATCAGGCCATTGTGCTGGCGAGACAAGGCCTGGATCCTGCAGCAGTGGCTGCAGGGTGTGGCATCTCCAGAGGAGAGGCTGAACTGATTATCGCGTTATATCGTTCAACGCGCTCATCCTGA
- a CDS encoding flagellar hook-length control protein FliK yields the protein MIPQTTQSNLLQSIVEPVQPVPVKADDDTSAQVRQLFSVGEQLHAIVTGQLPSGRFSVQIKDQILDMNLPPDTQSGDQLQLQVTENGRGLGFALQSRMQITQSGAMALAEQSQALLSAEGSIIGQLLDHDTPDIQTGVMQLYGGMPVIQTGKELSSQIAGVLQQALEQSGLFYESHLARWISGGYSQSDLSKEPQYAFSRELPNALPGEEAKTSSQWSSIQAPRTTQVGDHLGRLVPDSFAPHENASVEELPMSEQPHVALPPDGHTEFTVQSHAALNPSKLTQSYQPASNSNAALILAHTNSTPDSPAQAGVEPLIAFLPQHAEMAESIAIATGTESQLNSAPPSVSPRAQSFVHEQMGHAESGHESNGLRSSSPGKDDVRVRALEQGMVRGSGVDESGLDAKHVTDKQPLIALSEISRPIVQRQLDQIDQQRLVFQGQAWQGQPFEWQVARDGKHEHAEATEHDAWWSKVRLTMPVLGEVSATVRLQGNRVSVHFASVNDETAHTIREAVEQLQLNMHAAGLELAGCQIRSQSEG from the coding sequence ATGATCCCGCAAACAACTCAAAGTAACTTGCTTCAAAGTATCGTTGAGCCTGTTCAGCCTGTTCCCGTTAAGGCTGATGATGATACCAGTGCCCAAGTTCGCCAATTGTTCTCTGTAGGGGAACAGTTGCATGCCATCGTCACGGGCCAGCTCCCCTCCGGCAGATTTTCTGTTCAGATCAAAGATCAGATACTGGATATGAATTTGCCACCGGATACGCAAAGCGGCGATCAACTTCAGCTTCAAGTCACCGAGAATGGGCGCGGCTTGGGATTTGCATTGCAATCGCGTATGCAAATCACTCAATCCGGTGCCATGGCTTTAGCCGAGCAAAGTCAGGCGTTGTTAAGCGCTGAGGGTTCCATCATTGGCCAGTTGTTGGATCATGATACGCCTGACATTCAGACTGGCGTCATGCAACTCTATGGCGGGATGCCGGTCATCCAGACCGGCAAAGAATTGTCATCCCAAATAGCCGGCGTATTACAGCAAGCGCTTGAGCAAAGCGGTCTGTTTTACGAGAGTCATCTTGCCCGTTGGATATCGGGAGGCTATAGCCAATCTGACCTGTCTAAAGAGCCTCAGTATGCATTCAGTCGTGAACTGCCGAACGCCCTGCCAGGAGAAGAAGCTAAGACATCATCACAATGGTCAAGCATCCAGGCGCCGCGCACAACTCAGGTGGGCGATCATTTAGGTAGACTTGTGCCTGATTCATTTGCGCCGCACGAGAACGCATCGGTAGAGGAATTACCGATGTCAGAACAGCCTCATGTGGCATTGCCGCCAGATGGTCATACCGAATTTACTGTGCAGAGTCATGCGGCTCTGAATCCGTCCAAACTAACCCAGAGTTACCAACCGGCATCGAATTCGAATGCTGCTCTTATTTTGGCACACACGAATTCAACACCAGATTCACCGGCGCAAGCGGGTGTAGAGCCATTGATTGCATTTTTGCCGCAGCACGCGGAAATGGCGGAAAGTATTGCCATTGCAACGGGCACTGAGTCACAACTGAATAGTGCGCCGCCAAGCGTATCCCCGCGGGCGCAGTCATTCGTGCATGAGCAAATGGGGCACGCCGAGAGTGGGCATGAATCAAATGGCCTGCGTAGCAGCTCGCCCGGCAAGGACGATGTGCGCGTGAGGGCACTCGAGCAAGGCATGGTGCGCGGCAGCGGCGTTGACGAAAGCGGACTGGATGCCAAGCATGTAACCGATAAGCAACCGCTTATCGCACTCAGCGAAATCTCACGTCCCATTGTGCAGCGGCAACTTGACCAGATTGATCAGCAGCGCCTGGTTTTTCAAGGTCAAGCATGGCAGGGTCAACCCTTCGAATGGCAGGTTGCGCGCGATGGAAAACACGAGCACGCCGAGGCAACTGAGCACGATGCATGGTGGAGCAAAGTTCGTTTGACGATGCCTGTGCTGGGTGAGGTCAGTGCAACCGTGCGTTTGCAGGGGAATCGGGTTAGTGTCCATTTTGCGTCGGTTAACGATGAGACAGCTCATACGATACGCGAGGCCGTTGAGCAACTGCAGCTCAACATGCACGCTGCCGGACTGGAGCTAGCTGGCTGCCAGATTCGTTCGCAGTCCGAGGGATAA
- a CDS encoding EscU/YscU/HrcU family type III secretion system export apparatus switch protein: protein MSKPYKPTQAAVALAYHDGLNAPRVVAKGRGLIAESIIERAKQSGVFVHESAALVALLMQLNLDEHIPPELYRAVAEVLAFLHSLEKKSGQSDVLSQLKLPTSAGNSPE, encoded by the coding sequence GTGTCCAAACCCTACAAGCCTACTCAGGCTGCAGTTGCACTAGCCTATCATGATGGTCTCAATGCGCCACGGGTTGTTGCAAAGGGTAGGGGATTGATTGCCGAAAGCATTATCGAACGGGCAAAGCAATCTGGTGTCTTTGTGCATGAGTCTGCTGCATTAGTTGCCTTGTTGATGCAGTTGAATCTGGATGAGCACATTCCCCCGGAGTTGTACCGTGCAGTGGCTGAGGTGTTAGCTTTCCTGCACTCGCTCGAAAAAAAGTCAGGCCAGTCGGATGTATTGAGCCAGTTAAAGCTGCCTACCTCCGCCGGAAATAGCCCTGAATAG